One segment of Pontibacter akesuensis DNA contains the following:
- a CDS encoding glycoside hydrolase family 20 protein, producing the protein MKSSTVLYLLSSFFLLLHAGCTFAQEPKEAAPVSIIPKPQHLTQKSGQFILNNDTKIYVPADNAELQGIAEKLASSIKTATAVQPQVLQKRAPANSKNSIQLTLTSTPDTLGKEGYTLEVSPDKIMLAANQPNGLFWGTQTLKQLLPPGSNTAPVAIPAVSIADKPRYEWRGMHLDVVRHFFPVAFVKEYIDYLAMHKLNTFHWHLTDDQGWRIEIKKYPKLTEVGAWRDSTLIGHYWDLPQTYDDKRHGGFYTQEQIKEVVKYAQERYITVVPEIEMPGHAVAALAAYPELSCTGGPFHVESKWGIFKDVFCAGNEQTFTFLENVLTEVMALFPSEYIHIGGDESPKDRWKECPKCQQRMAQEGLKDEHELQSYFVQRMEKFVNARGRQIIGWDEILEGGLAPNATVMSWRGTKGGIEAARQKHNVVMTPGTHLYFDHYQGDRELEPTAIHGYSPLSKVYAFEPTPAELTKAEQKYILGAQANVWTEYIPTEEHVQYMVFPRIAALSEVLWTPAKRKNWDDFKQRMQQQYQRYDAMGLNYAKSAYQVRQQLKLDPKRNTAKVTFETDAAGTDMYYTVDGSTPTAKSQKYNKPFEVEKATVIKAGSFVDEKLVGQVTTEVFDATKALNQKITLKNAPHASFAAPAILVNGLHGTTDQYDGQWLGLLGTDLEAVIDLQQVQPVSKISSSYFQHIGYRVFLPTQVTYAVSEDGRNFRTVKVIESPNQEEGILRKAVVAEIPATKARYIKVIARNVGKSPEKYPSAGQKAWLMVDELTVE; encoded by the coding sequence ATGAAATCATCTACTGTACTATACCTGCTATCCAGTTTTTTCCTGCTGCTGCATGCCGGCTGCACCTTTGCACAGGAGCCAAAAGAAGCGGCTCCTGTTTCCATTATTCCGAAACCTCAGCACCTCACCCAAAAAAGCGGGCAGTTTATACTTAATAATGATACAAAAATTTATGTGCCAGCCGATAATGCCGAACTGCAAGGCATCGCCGAAAAGCTGGCTTCAAGTATAAAAACGGCCACAGCCGTGCAGCCACAGGTACTGCAAAAAAGAGCGCCTGCCAATTCAAAAAACAGCATCCAACTCACCCTCACCTCCACCCCCGACACGCTTGGCAAGGAAGGATATACCTTGGAGGTATCTCCCGACAAAATCATGCTTGCTGCTAACCAGCCAAACGGTCTCTTTTGGGGCACGCAGACGCTGAAGCAACTTTTGCCGCCAGGTTCTAACACCGCGCCTGTAGCCATTCCGGCAGTGAGCATTGCCGACAAGCCCCGCTACGAATGGCGCGGTATGCACCTGGATGTGGTGCGGCATTTCTTTCCGGTGGCGTTCGTAAAGGAGTACATCGATTACCTGGCCATGCACAAGCTGAACACCTTCCATTGGCACCTGACCGACGACCAGGGTTGGCGTATTGAGATTAAAAAATACCCAAAACTAACCGAGGTAGGGGCCTGGCGCGACAGCACGCTCATCGGCCATTACTGGGACCTGCCCCAGACTTACGACGACAAGCGTCACGGCGGCTTCTATACCCAGGAGCAAATAAAGGAAGTGGTGAAGTATGCGCAGGAGCGCTATATTACCGTGGTGCCTGAGATTGAGATGCCGGGCCATGCGGTAGCCGCACTCGCTGCTTACCCTGAGCTTTCCTGCACCGGCGGCCCTTTCCATGTGGAGTCCAAGTGGGGCATTTTCAAAGACGTGTTCTGCGCCGGCAATGAGCAGACGTTCACCTTCCTCGAGAACGTGCTCACGGAGGTTATGGCGCTGTTCCCGAGCGAGTATATCCACATCGGGGGCGATGAAAGTCCAAAGGACCGCTGGAAGGAATGCCCTAAGTGCCAGCAGCGCATGGCGCAGGAAGGCCTGAAAGACGAGCACGAACTGCAAAGCTATTTTGTGCAGCGCATGGAGAAATTTGTAAACGCCAGGGGCCGTCAGATCATCGGGTGGGATGAAATTCTGGAGGGTGGCCTGGCACCGAATGCCACCGTTATGTCGTGGCGCGGCACCAAGGGCGGCATTGAAGCGGCCAGGCAAAAGCACAATGTGGTGATGACACCGGGCACGCACCTATACTTCGACCATTACCAGGGCGACCGTGAACTCGAACCAACTGCCATTCACGGCTACAGCCCACTGTCGAAAGTTTATGCCTTTGAGCCCACGCCAGCAGAACTCACCAAAGCCGAGCAAAAGTACATATTGGGCGCGCAAGCCAACGTGTGGACAGAATATATTCCGACGGAAGAGCATGTGCAGTATATGGTTTTCCCGCGCATCGCCGCCCTCTCGGAAGTACTGTGGACACCGGCAAAACGCAAGAACTGGGATGATTTTAAGCAGCGCATGCAGCAGCAGTACCAACGCTACGACGCCATGGGCCTGAATTACGCCAAAAGCGCCTACCAGGTACGCCAGCAGTTAAAGTTAGACCCGAAGCGCAACACCGCCAAAGTAACGTTCGAGACAGACGCAGCCGGCACAGACATGTACTACACCGTAGACGGCTCCACACCGACGGCCAAATCTCAGAAGTATAACAAGCCGTTTGAAGTAGAAAAAGCCACTGTGATAAAAGCAGGTTCTTTTGTGGATGAAAAACTGGTAGGACAGGTTACTACAGAAGTATTCGACGCTACGAAAGCCCTAAACCAAAAGATAACCTTGAAAAACGCGCCGCACGCCAGCTTTGCGGCGCCCGCCATACTTGTAAACGGCCTCCACGGCACCACCGACCAATACGACGGCCAGTGGCTCGGCCTGCTCGGCACCGACCTGGAGGCGGTGATCGACCTGCAGCAGGTGCAGCCTGTCAGCAAGATCAGTAGCTCTTATTTCCAGCACATCGGCTACCGCGTGTTTCTGCCCACGCAGGTAACCTATGCGGTTTCGGAAGATGGCAGGAACTTCAGAACGGTGAAGGTGATCGAAAGTCCAAACCAGGAAGAGGGCATATTGCGCAAAGCCGTGGTAGCCGAAATCCCGGCCACCAAAGCACGCTACATCAAGGTAATCGCCCGCAATGTGGGAAAGAGTCCGGAGAAATATCCTTCTGCCGGACAGAAAGCCTGGCTCATGGTGGATGAACTGACCGTGGAGTAA
- a CDS encoding PorV/PorQ family protein: MQTNYAFILLLMLFCTSQVQAQQLCNFGARAAGMGGAAVTLQDVWALGNNPAGMAFLEHPTAGVYVENRFGESAFTTVALQAVYPTQQYGTYGLSFSRFGDALFNQQHAGFGVAHKLGQFSLGAKADVWQVAVEGYGSQKAVAISVGGMGEIIPDLYFGAFAYNLNQAKLASFEDERLPTIMKAGLSYRPTARLMLAAETEKNIDHKADFKAGVAYELLKEKFILRTGISTLTSSLTFGAGFRARQLQVDYAFGSTTPIGISHHLSVSYSLQR; this comes from the coding sequence ATGCAGACAAACTACGCATTTATACTTCTGCTAATGCTTTTTTGTACCAGCCAGGTGCAGGCGCAGCAACTGTGCAATTTCGGGGCGCGGGCAGCAGGTATGGGCGGGGCAGCGGTAACGCTTCAGGATGTGTGGGCATTGGGCAACAACCCCGCCGGAATGGCTTTTCTGGAGCACCCAACTGCTGGGGTGTATGTCGAAAACAGGTTTGGCGAAAGCGCCTTTACCACGGTGGCCTTGCAGGCTGTTTACCCCACGCAGCAGTACGGCACCTACGGCCTTAGCTTCAGCAGGTTTGGAGATGCGCTTTTCAACCAGCAACATGCCGGATTTGGAGTGGCCCACAAGCTTGGTCAGTTCAGTTTGGGGGCCAAGGCCGATGTTTGGCAAGTGGCTGTTGAAGGTTATGGCAGTCAGAAAGCGGTGGCGATTTCGGTGGGTGGAATGGGTGAGATTATACCGGACTTATACTTCGGGGCCTTCGCCTATAACCTGAACCAGGCCAAGCTAGCCTCTTTTGAAGACGAGCGCCTGCCTACCATCATGAAAGCCGGCCTCTCCTACCGCCCGACTGCCAGGCTCATGCTTGCGGCAGAAACAGAGAAAAACATAGATCATAAAGCTGACTTCAAAGCGGGTGTCGCCTATGAGCTGCTGAAGGAGAAATTCATACTTCGCACCGGTATCAGCACGCTTACCAGCAGCCTCACGTTTGGCGCCGGCTTTCGGGCAAGGCAGCTGCAGGTAGATTACGCCTTCGGCTCCACTACCCCTATCGGCATTAGCCACCACCTCTCCGTTTCCTACTCGCTCCAGCGCTGA